The Hemiscyllium ocellatum isolate sHemOce1 chromosome 22, sHemOce1.pat.X.cur, whole genome shotgun sequence genome includes a region encoding these proteins:
- the wbp1la gene encoding WW domain binding protein 1-like a isoform X2 yields the protein MPFLLSLKQSQEREVCIGVNNQSYFCETGHCCGESQCCNYYYELWWFWLVWTIIIILSCCCVCHHRRAKLRLQQQQRQREINLIAYQGARNYSLLPLYLRFLPSYLLPPYEEVVNRPVTPPPPYSAFLHQQCVTDCNSSSNPEPARSPNTPSNSVPTVCEVVPGQGSTLDLDSSLVYSESGSNKSVTVNQADDLGPASQLEPVHACCLELEEELSCPEKEQLTDYYPSSSSKIENWHHQACLEIKDVDKTPGRHRRFTGDSGIEVCVCNRDDDPKELDGLIDGLGGAMEFCDSCNLCESCPRADMREEGLAEAHEQQDCKEQHVPDMVAEEPVCLLLDTINENELLQAHQHHDSQT from the exons TCTCAAGAAAGAGAGGTGTGCATCGGAGTGAACAACCAGAGTTACTTCTGTGAAACAGGACACTGTTGTGGAGAGTCACAATGCTGTAACTACTATTATGAGCTTTGGT GGTTCTGGCTGGTTTggaccatcatcatcatcctgagCTGTTGCTGTGTCTGTCACCATCGGCGAGCCAAGCTCCGTCTGCAACAGCAGCAACGGCAGCGGGAGATAAACCTCATCGCCTACCAAGGAGCCCGGAACTACTCCTTACTCCCACTCTACCTGA GATTTTTACCAAGTTATTTACTCCCTCCTTATGAAGAAGTGGTGAACAGACCAGTGACCCCTCCACCTCCCTACAGTGCCTTTCTTCATCAGCAGTGTGTCACAGACTGTAATAGCTCCTCAAACCCCGAACCAGCCAGGTCCCCCAACACCCCGAGTAACTCTGTGCCGACAGTCTGCGAGGTGGTGCCCGGTCAGGGCAGCACTCTAGACCTGGACTCATCCCTGGTGTACTCCGAGAGTGGCTCGAACAAATCTGTGACGGTGAACCAGGCGGACGATCTGGGTCCTGCCTCCCAGCTCGAGCCCGTCCACGCGTGCTGCCTAGAGCTGGAGGAGGAGCTGAGCTGCCCCGAGAAAGAGCAACTCACTGACTATTACCCCAGCTCTTCCTCGAAGATTGAAAACTGGCACCACCAGGCGTGCTTGGAAATCAAGGATGTGGACAAGACGCCAGGGAGACACCGTAGGTTCACCGGCGATTCCGGCATCGAGGTCTGTGTTTGCAACAGAGACGATGACCCCAAGGAGCTGGATGGTCTGATTGACGGTTTGGGGGGTGCGATGGAGTTCTGTGACAGCTGTAACTTGTGTGAATCATGTCCCCGAGCGGACATGAGGGAGGAAGGCCTTGCTGAAGCGCACGAGCAACAGGATTGCAAGGAGCAGCACGTTCCAGACATGGTCGCAGAGGAACCGGTCTGTCTTCTGCTGGACACCATCAATGAGAACGAGTTGCTCCAAGCTCATCAGCACCACGACTCCCAAACCTAA
- the wbp1la gene encoding WW domain binding protein 1-like a isoform X1: protein MSQIPLRMALLLLQVFPVKLAGVEAQSQEREVCIGVNNQSYFCETGHCCGESQCCNYYYELWWFWLVWTIIIILSCCCVCHHRRAKLRLQQQQRQREINLIAYQGARNYSLLPLYLRFLPSYLLPPYEEVVNRPVTPPPPYSAFLHQQCVTDCNSSSNPEPARSPNTPSNSVPTVCEVVPGQGSTLDLDSSLVYSESGSNKSVTVNQADDLGPASQLEPVHACCLELEEELSCPEKEQLTDYYPSSSSKIENWHHQACLEIKDVDKTPGRHRRFTGDSGIEVCVCNRDDDPKELDGLIDGLGGAMEFCDSCNLCESCPRADMREEGLAEAHEQQDCKEQHVPDMVAEEPVCLLLDTINENELLQAHQHHDSQT, encoded by the exons TCTCAAGAAAGAGAGGTGTGCATCGGAGTGAACAACCAGAGTTACTTCTGTGAAACAGGACACTGTTGTGGAGAGTCACAATGCTGTAACTACTATTATGAGCTTTGGT GGTTCTGGCTGGTTTggaccatcatcatcatcctgagCTGTTGCTGTGTCTGTCACCATCGGCGAGCCAAGCTCCGTCTGCAACAGCAGCAACGGCAGCGGGAGATAAACCTCATCGCCTACCAAGGAGCCCGGAACTACTCCTTACTCCCACTCTACCTGA GATTTTTACCAAGTTATTTACTCCCTCCTTATGAAGAAGTGGTGAACAGACCAGTGACCCCTCCACCTCCCTACAGTGCCTTTCTTCATCAGCAGTGTGTCACAGACTGTAATAGCTCCTCAAACCCCGAACCAGCCAGGTCCCCCAACACCCCGAGTAACTCTGTGCCGACAGTCTGCGAGGTGGTGCCCGGTCAGGGCAGCACTCTAGACCTGGACTCATCCCTGGTGTACTCCGAGAGTGGCTCGAACAAATCTGTGACGGTGAACCAGGCGGACGATCTGGGTCCTGCCTCCCAGCTCGAGCCCGTCCACGCGTGCTGCCTAGAGCTGGAGGAGGAGCTGAGCTGCCCCGAGAAAGAGCAACTCACTGACTATTACCCCAGCTCTTCCTCGAAGATTGAAAACTGGCACCACCAGGCGTGCTTGGAAATCAAGGATGTGGACAAGACGCCAGGGAGACACCGTAGGTTCACCGGCGATTCCGGCATCGAGGTCTGTGTTTGCAACAGAGACGATGACCCCAAGGAGCTGGATGGTCTGATTGACGGTTTGGGGGGTGCGATGGAGTTCTGTGACAGCTGTAACTTGTGTGAATCATGTCCCCGAGCGGACATGAGGGAGGAAGGCCTTGCTGAAGCGCACGAGCAACAGGATTGCAAGGAGCAGCACGTTCCAGACATGGTCGCAGAGGAACCGGTCTGTCTTCTGCTGGACACCATCAATGAGAACGAGTTGCTCCAAGCTCATCAGCACCACGACTCCCAAACCTAA
- the wbp1la gene encoding WW domain binding protein 1-like a isoform X3, whose amino-acid sequence MKTDRMSQEREVCIGVNNQSYFCETGHCCGESQCCNYYYELWWFWLVWTIIIILSCCCVCHHRRAKLRLQQQQRQREINLIAYQGARNYSLLPLYLRFLPSYLLPPYEEVVNRPVTPPPPYSAFLHQQCVTDCNSSSNPEPARSPNTPSNSVPTVCEVVPGQGSTLDLDSSLVYSESGSNKSVTVNQADDLGPASQLEPVHACCLELEEELSCPEKEQLTDYYPSSSSKIENWHHQACLEIKDVDKTPGRHRRFTGDSGIEVCVCNRDDDPKELDGLIDGLGGAMEFCDSCNLCESCPRADMREEGLAEAHEQQDCKEQHVPDMVAEEPVCLLLDTINENELLQAHQHHDSQT is encoded by the exons ATGAAAACTGATAGGATG TCTCAAGAAAGAGAGGTGTGCATCGGAGTGAACAACCAGAGTTACTTCTGTGAAACAGGACACTGTTGTGGAGAGTCACAATGCTGTAACTACTATTATGAGCTTTGGT GGTTCTGGCTGGTTTggaccatcatcatcatcctgagCTGTTGCTGTGTCTGTCACCATCGGCGAGCCAAGCTCCGTCTGCAACAGCAGCAACGGCAGCGGGAGATAAACCTCATCGCCTACCAAGGAGCCCGGAACTACTCCTTACTCCCACTCTACCTGA GATTTTTACCAAGTTATTTACTCCCTCCTTATGAAGAAGTGGTGAACAGACCAGTGACCCCTCCACCTCCCTACAGTGCCTTTCTTCATCAGCAGTGTGTCACAGACTGTAATAGCTCCTCAAACCCCGAACCAGCCAGGTCCCCCAACACCCCGAGTAACTCTGTGCCGACAGTCTGCGAGGTGGTGCCCGGTCAGGGCAGCACTCTAGACCTGGACTCATCCCTGGTGTACTCCGAGAGTGGCTCGAACAAATCTGTGACGGTGAACCAGGCGGACGATCTGGGTCCTGCCTCCCAGCTCGAGCCCGTCCACGCGTGCTGCCTAGAGCTGGAGGAGGAGCTGAGCTGCCCCGAGAAAGAGCAACTCACTGACTATTACCCCAGCTCTTCCTCGAAGATTGAAAACTGGCACCACCAGGCGTGCTTGGAAATCAAGGATGTGGACAAGACGCCAGGGAGACACCGTAGGTTCACCGGCGATTCCGGCATCGAGGTCTGTGTTTGCAACAGAGACGATGACCCCAAGGAGCTGGATGGTCTGATTGACGGTTTGGGGGGTGCGATGGAGTTCTGTGACAGCTGTAACTTGTGTGAATCATGTCCCCGAGCGGACATGAGGGAGGAAGGCCTTGCTGAAGCGCACGAGCAACAGGATTGCAAGGAGCAGCACGTTCCAGACATGGTCGCAGAGGAACCGGTCTGTCTTCTGCTGGACACCATCAATGAGAACGAGTTGCTCCAAGCTCATCAGCACCACGACTCCCAAACCTAA